The Bacteroidota bacterium genome window below encodes:
- a CDS encoding T9SS type A sorting domain-containing protein, which produces MNTKNSPQSFRHEKNEKLTFLHLGNRTNSVYYFSFLIFLAATLLIPQTGSATGCSDYEETTGTIPSTAVIDARARYGYSAYEGILFTPGSPSGLQLNPSGNPSWVAWTFYDVKFTYTASTGQSKWEIDYNGDSDFNDSQERVTSNSPTLAGKGFNAIWLNIQGASSNGAMMYVKNFTINGTNFGIYSSNSNTVVEPLFEYQAGNHNITITAQIKFTAGFSNDQPHFYLRLGNQVSTKPTLTATQVNPSCFGSTNGSINLTPTEGSFTCTKTGYTYLWSPGGATTQDRSGLGAGTYTVVVTDGYGYTSSLNVTLTQPSMLVASSSATAIVCNGGTSTVTVSATGGTAPYTGTGTFTVTAGTHNYTVIDANGCSKKTSVTVTQPSILVASSSATPILCNGGNSTVTVSASGGVAPYSGTGTFSVTAGTHSFTVTDANGCSKITSVTITQPSLLAASSSATPILCNGGNSTVTVSASGGVAPYSGTGTFTVSAGTHSYTVTDANGCSKTTSVTVTEPTLLVASSSATAILCNGGSSNVTVSATGGTAPYSGTGTFTVSAGTHAYTITDANGCTKKTSVTVTQPTALVATSSATTIICNGGNSTVTVGASGGVGPYSGIGTFSVTAGTHSFTVTDANGCTSTTTNTITEPTALVASSSATAMLCNGGSSTVTVSATGGTAPYSGTGTFTETAGTYSYTVTDANGCTSTTTITITEPTALVASSSATAILCNGGSSTVTVSATGGTAPYSGTGSFAETAGTYSYTVTDANGCTSSTTITITEPTALVASSSATAILCNGGSSTVTVSATGGTAPYSGTGTFTETAGTYSYTVTDANGCTSTTTITITEPTALVASSSATAILCNGGSATVTVSATGGTAPYSGTGSFTETAGTYSYTVTDANGCTSSTTITITEPTALVASSSATAIFCNGGNSTVTVSATGGTAPYSGTGSFTETAGTYSYTVTDADGCTSSTTITITEPTALVASSSATAILCNGGSATVTVSATGGTAPYSGTGTFTETAGTYSYTVTDANGCTSITTITITEPTALVASSSATAILCNGGNSTVTVSATGGTAPYSGTGTFTETAGTYSYTVTDANGCSSSTTITITEPTALVASSSATAILCNGGSSTETVSATGGTAPYSGTGTFTETAGTYSYTVTDANGCTSTTTITITEPTGLVASSSATAILCKGGSATVTVSATGGTAPYSGTGTFTETAGTYSYTVTDANGCTSTTTITITEPTALVASSSATAILCNGGSSTVTVSATGGTAPYSGTGTFTEIAGTYSYTVTDANGCTSTTTITITEPTALVASSSATAILCNGGSSTVTVSATGGTAPYSGTGSFTETAGTYSYTVTDANGCTSTTSITITEPTALVASSSATTILCNGESSTVTVSATGGTAPYSGTGSFTETAGIYSYTVTDANGCTSTTTITITEPTALVASSSATAILCNGGSSTVTVSATGGTAPYSGTGTFTETAGTYSYTVTDANGCTSTTTITITEPTALVASSSATAILCNGGSSTVTVSATGGTAPYSGTGSFTETAGTYSYTVTDANGCTSTTSITITEPTALVASSSATTILCNGESSTVTVSATGGTAPYSGTGSFTETAGTYSYTVTDANGCTSTTTITITEPTALVASSSATAILCNGGNSTVTVSATGGTAPYSGTGSFTETAGTYSYTVTDANGCTSSTTITITESTALVASSSATAILCNGGSATVTVSATGGTAPYSGTGSFTETAGTYTYTVTDANGCTSTTTITITEPTALVASSSSTAILCNGGSSTVTVSATGGTAPYSGTGTFTETAGTYSYTVTDANGCTSSTAITITEPTALVASSSATAILCSGASSTVTVSATGGTAPYSGTGSFTETAGTYSYTVTDANGCTSTTTITITEPTALVASSSATAILCNGGSSTVTVSATGGTAPYSGTGSFTETAGTYSYTVTDANGCTSTTSITITEPTALVASSSATAILCNGGSSTVTVSATGGTAPYSGTGSFTETAGTYSYTVTDANGCTSTTSITITEPTALVASSSATAILCNSGSSTVTVSATGGTAPYSGTGSFSETAGTYTYTVTDANGCTSTTTITITEPTALVALSSATAILCNGGSATVTVSATGGTAPYSGTGTFTETAGTYSYTVTDANGCTSSTAITITEPTALVASSSATAILCSGGTSIVTVSATGGVGPYVGPDTYEVLAGTHVYSVSDANGCSTTTSITITQPDVLVPSYSAAPINCYGASTTVTVSAVGGTAPYTGTGSINQFAGTMNYTVSDFNGCTSILTVTLSQPMKVEGSTSSVSTSCAGNDGSATVNATGGTGIYTYLWSDGQTTQTATNLASGTYSVTITDSNGCIGYLSATVANGGTTPGTPGTISGPAGLCRNQTGVVYSVASVPGATSYNWYLPSGISGTSTTNSITIAVSSGYMGGFICVEAVNVCGTSSQSCMNIPVITTKPSQATPIVGPSIICGGTIGTYSTTSTNALSYFWKVTGTGVFIISGQGTNTVTVNIPVGFGQGSIQVNGVNCLGNGLVRGMTLTGIPIHSNAVIGPNFVCANNNVTYTMPLVAGAQNYVWTTTGDISLVSSFQNSVNSVANFNFGSAFTSGTITITVSNTCGSYPRSFVVQSVPSQPGSISGPNTALCGVSGVTYSIAPVPTAISYSWTTTVPGIDIQSVAPDGLSIVVDFTGAFTGAGNICVTATNNCGVSTQRCFTVSARPATPALTGPTTVCKSQTAVAYSFPAVPTATSYSWSVTGGGIISPSGTSASVNYTTATSSSAIVRVNAINACGASQPGTVIVNVNLFCRTAGNDSQLLKGELSAYPNPTSGKVIIEFNSETETNVILTITDITGKSVMNEIISAGEGSNTKDLDLGNLAKGIYMLSLKTDELVSQTIRLVVE; this is translated from the coding sequence ATGAACACAAAAAACTCCCCACAAAGTTTCAGGCATGAAAAAAATGAAAAATTAACTTTCCTGCATTTAGGAAATCGTACCAATTCAGTTTATTACTTCTCCTTCTTAATATTTTTAGCCGCAACACTCCTGATTCCGCAAACTGGTTCAGCGACTGGATGTTCAGACTATGAAGAAACAACAGGAACAATCCCAAGCACTGCTGTCATTGACGCTAGAGCAAGGTATGGTTATAGTGCATACGAAGGCATCTTGTTTACTCCAGGATCACCATCCGGATTACAGTTAAATCCATCCGGAAATCCGTCATGGGTAGCATGGACATTTTACGATGTAAAATTCACGTATACTGCTTCAACAGGACAATCCAAATGGGAAATTGATTACAACGGAGACTCAGATTTCAATGATTCACAGGAAAGGGTAACGTCAAATTCTCCGACATTGGCCGGAAAAGGTTTCAATGCAATCTGGTTGAATATTCAAGGAGCTTCTTCAAATGGCGCTATGATGTATGTAAAGAATTTTACAATCAACGGAACTAATTTTGGAATCTACTCATCGAATTCGAATACAGTTGTAGAACCGTTATTTGAATACCAGGCAGGAAATCATAATATCACAATTACTGCACAGATAAAATTCACTGCAGGTTTCAGCAATGATCAACCACATTTCTATCTCAGATTAGGAAATCAGGTTTCAACGAAACCGACGCTTACTGCAACTCAGGTCAATCCATCATGTTTTGGCAGTACAAATGGTTCAATTAATTTAACACCTACGGAAGGTAGTTTTACATGCACAAAAACCGGATATACTTATTTGTGGAGTCCCGGTGGAGCAACTACACAGGACAGGTCAGGACTTGGAGCAGGAACATATACAGTAGTTGTTACTGATGGATATGGATACACTTCTTCATTGAATGTGACGTTGACACAGCCATCGATGTTAGTGGCATCTTCATCAGCAACAGCGATTGTATGTAATGGTGGAACATCAACAGTTACTGTCAGTGCAACAGGAGGAACTGCGCCATATACAGGAACAGGAACTTTCACGGTTACAGCAGGTACACATAATTATACCGTAATTGATGCAAATGGTTGTTCAAAAAAAACTTCTGTGACTGTAACTCAGCCGTCAATATTGGTAGCTTCATCTTCGGCAACGCCAATATTATGTAATGGAGGAAACTCAACTGTGACGGTGAGTGCAAGTGGTGGAGTGGCACCATATTCAGGGACAGGGACATTTTCAGTTACGGCCGGTACACATAGTTTTACGGTTACCGATGCAAACGGTTGTTCAAAGATCACATCAGTAACAATTACACAGCCGTCATTATTGGCTGCTTCATCTTCGGCAACACCGATTTTGTGTAACGGTGGAAATTCAACAGTAACAGTGAGTGCAAGTGGTGGAGTGGCTCCATATAGCGGAACAGGTACGTTTACAGTATCTGCCGGAACACATTCTTATACAGTAACCGATGCGAATGGATGTTCTAAAACTACCTCTGTTACCGTTACTGAACCGACTCTATTGGTTGCAAGTTCTTCTGCAACGGCAATTCTTTGTAATGGTGGATCATCGAATGTAACAGTAAGTGCAACAGGTGGAACTGCGCCTTATTCAGGTACAGGAACTTTTACAGTTTCAGCGGGAACTCATGCATATACTATAACAGATGCAAATGGATGTACAAAGAAAACCTCTGTAACAGTAACTCAGCCTACAGCATTAGTAGCTACCTCTTCGGCGACAACAATCATTTGCAATGGAGGGAATTCAACAGTGACCGTTGGTGCAAGTGGTGGAGTTGGACCATATTCAGGAATCGGAACATTTAGTGTTACTGCGGGAACGCATTCTTTTACAGTAACTGATGCAAACGGTTGTACATCTACAACAACAAATACGATCACAGAGCCAACTGCATTGGTTGCTTCTTCATCAGCAACTGCGATGCTTTGTAATGGTGGTTCATCTACGGTTACAGTATCTGCAACAGGTGGAACTGCTCCGTATTCAGGAACAGGAACATTTACAGAAACAGCAGGAACATATTCATACACGGTGACGGATGCAAACGGTTGTACATCTACAACAACAATTACGATCACTGAACCTACTGCATTAGTAGCTTCATCATCTGCAACTGCAATACTTTGTAATGGTGGAAGTTCAACGGTTACGGTATCTGCAACAGGTGGAACTGCTCCTTATTCAGGAACAGGATCATTTGCTGAAACTGCAGGAACCTATTCATACACGGTGACGGATGCAAACGGTTGTACTTCTTCAACAACAATTACGATCACTGAACCAACGGCATTGGTTGCTTCTTCATCTGCAACTGCAATACTTTGTAATGGTGGTTCATCTACAGTTACTGTAAGTGCAACAGGTGGAACAGCACCTTATTCCGGAACAGGAACATTTACAGAAACAGCCGGAACCTATTCATACACGGTGACGGATGCAAACGGTTGTACATCTACAACAACAATTACGATCACAGAACCTACTGCATTGGTAGCTTCATCATCTGCAACTGCAATACTTTGTAATGGTGGTTCAGCTACTGTTACAGTAAGCGCAACAGGCGGAACAGCTCCGTATTCAGGAACAGGATCATTTACAGAAACAGCAGGAACGTATTCGTACACGGTGACGGATGCAAACGGTTGTACTTCTTCAACAACAATTACGATCACAGAACCTACGGCATTGGTTGCTTCATCATCTGCAACAGCAATTTTTTGTAACGGTGGAAATTCAACAGTTACAGTATCTGCAACAGGCGGAACAGCTCCGTATTCAGGAACAGGATCATTTACAGAAACAGCAGGAACGTATTCGTACACGGTGACTGATGCAGACGGTTGTACTTCTTCAACCACAATCACGATAACAGAACCTACGGCATTGGTTGCTTCATCATCTGCAACAGCAATACTTTGTAACGGTGGTTCAGCTACTGTTACAGTAAGCGCAACAGGCGGAACAGCTCCGTATTCAGGCACAGGAACATTTACAGAAACAGCTGGAACTTATTCGTACACGGTGACGGATGCAAACGGTTGTACATCTATAACAACAATTACGATCACTGAACCTACTGCATTGGTTGCGTCATCTTCTGCAACTGCTATACTTTGCAACGGTGGAAATTCAACGGTGACTGTATCTGCAACTGGTGGAACAGCTCCATATTCCGGAACAGGAACATTTACTGAAACTGCAGGAACCTATTCATACACGGTGACGGATGCAAATGGTTGTTCATCGTCAACAACAATTACGATCACTGAACCTACGGCATTGGTTGCTTCGTCATCTGCAACAGCAATTCTTTGTAACGGTGGAAGCTCAACGGAGACGGTATCTGCAACAGGTGGAACAGCTCCTTATTCCGGAACAGGAACATTTACAGAAACAGCCGGGACCTATTCATACACGGTGACGGATGCAAACGGTTGTACATCTACAACAACAATTACGATCACAGAGCCAACTGGATTGGTTGCTTCATCGTCTGCAACTGCAATACTTTGTAAAGGTGGTTCAGCTACTGTTACAGTAAGCGCAACTGGTGGAACTGCTCCGTATTCAGGAACAGGAACATTTACAGAAACAGCAGGAACATATTCATACACGGTGACGGATGCAAACGGTTGTACATCTACAACAACAATTACGATCACAGAGCCAACTGCATTGGTTGCTTCTTCATCAGCAACTGCGATACTTTGTAACGGTGGAAGTTCAACGGTGACGGTATCTGCAACAGGCGGAACTGCTCCGTATTCAGGAACAGGAACTTTCACTGAAATAGCTGGAACCTATTCGTACACAGTGACGGATGCAAACGGTTGTACATCTACAACAACAATTACGATCACAGAACCAACTGCATTGGTTGCTTCTTCATCAGCAACTGCGATACTTTGTAATGGTGGTTCATCTACAGTTACAGTATCTGCAACAGGTGGAACTGCTCCTTATTCAGGAACAGGATCATTTACTGAAACTGCAGGAACCTATTCATACACGGTGACGGATGCGAATGGTTGTACTTCTACAACTTCAATTACGATCACTGAACCAACTGCATTGGTGGCTTCATCATCTGCAACAACAATTCTTTGTAATGGCGAAAGCTCAACAGTGACGGTATCTGCAACAGGTGGTACAGCTCCGTATTCAGGAACAGGATCATTTACAGAAACAGCAGGAATTTATTCGTACACGGTGACGGATGCAAATGGTTGTACATCTACAACAACAATTACGATCACAGAGCCAACTGCATTGGTGGCTTCATCGTCTGCAACTGCGATACTTTGTAATGGTGGTTCATCTACAGTTACTGTAAGTGCAACAGGTGGAACAGCTCCTTATTCCGGAACAGGAACATTTACAGAAACAGCAGGAACCTATTCATACACGGTGACGGATGCAAACGGTTGTACATCTACAACAACAATTACGATCACAGAACCAACTGCATTAGTAGCTTCTTCATCTGCTACTGCGATACTTTGTAATGGTGGTTCATCTACAGTTACAGTATCTGCAACAGGTGGAACTGCTCCTTATTCAGGAACAGGATCATTTACAGAAACAGCAGGAACCTATTCATACACGGTGACGGATGCGAATGGTTGTACTTCTACAACTTCAATTACGATCACTGAACCAACTGCATTGGTGGCTTCATCATCTGCAACAACAATTCTTTGTAATGGCGAAAGCTCAACAGTGACGGTATCTGCAACAGGTGGTACAGCTCCGTATTCAGGAACAGGATCATTTACAGAAACAGCAGGAACGTATTCGTACACGGTGACGGATGCAAACGGTTGTACTTCTACAACAACAATCACGATCACTGAACCAACTGCATTAGTAGCTTCTTCATCTGCAACTGCAATTCTTTGTAACGGTGGAAATTCCACTGTGACAGTTTCAGCGACAGGTGGAACTGCTCCTTATTCAGGAACAGGATCATTTACTGAAACTGCAGGAACCTATTCATACACGGTGACGGATGCAAACGGTTGTACATCGTCAACAACAATTACGATCACTGAATCTACGGCATTGGTTGCTTCGTCATCTGCAACAGCAATACTTTGTAACGGTGGTTCAGCTACTGTTACAGTAAGCGCAACAGGCGGAACAGCTCCTTATTCTGGAACAGGATCATTTACAGAAACAGCAGGAACGTATACATACACGGTGACGGATGCAAACGGTTGTACATCTACAACAACAATCACGATCACAGAGCCAACTGCATTAGTTGCTTCTTCATCTTCAACAGCGATACTTTGTAACGGTGGTTCATCTACAGTTACTGTAAGCGCAACTGGTGGAACTGCTCCGTATTCAGGAACAGGAACATTTACAGAAACAGCAGGAACATATTCGTACACGGTAACGGATGCAAACGGTTGTACTTCTTCAACAGCAATTACGATCACTGAACCAACTGCATTGGTGGCTTCATCATCTGCAACAGCGATACTTTGTAGCGGTGCTTCATCTACAGTTACAGTATCTGCAACAGGTGGAACTGCTCCTTATTCAGGAACAGGATCATTTACAGAAACAGCAGGAACCTATTCATACACGGTGACTGATGCAAACGGTTGTACATCTACAACAACAATTACGATCACAGAACCAACTGCATTGGTTGCTTCTTCATCAGCAACTGCGATACTTTGTAATGGTGGTTCATCTACAGTTACAGTTTCTGCAACAGGTGGAACTGCTCCTTATTCAGGAACAGGATCATTTACAGAAACAGCAGGAACCTATTCTTACACAGTGACGGATGCAAACGGTTGTACTTCTACAACTTCAATTACGATCACTGAACCAACTGCATTAGTAGCTTCATCGTCTGCAACTGCAATACTTTGTAACGGTGGAAGTTCAACGGTGACTGTTTCAGCAACAGGTGGAACAGCTCCATATTCCGGAACAGGATCATTTACAGAAACAGCAGGAACCTATTCTTACACAGTGACGGATGCAAACGGTTGTACTTCTACAACTTCAATTACGATCACTGAACCAACTGCATTAGTAGCTTCTTCATCTGCTACTGCGATACTTTGTAATAGTGGTTCATCTACAGTTACAGTATCTGCAACAGGTGGAACAGCTCCATATTCCGGAACAGGATCATTCTCAGAAACAGCAGGAACGTATACATACACGGTGACGGATGCAAACGGTTGTACATCTACAACAACAATCACGATCACAGAGCCAACTGCATTGGTGGCTTTATCATCTGCAACTGCAATACTTTGTAACGGTGGTTCAGCTACTGTTACAGTAAGCGCAACTGGTGGAACTGCTCCGTATTCAGGAACAGGAACATTTACAGAAACAGCAGGAACATATTCGTACACGGTAACGGATGCAAACGGTTGTACTTCTTCAACAGCAATTACGATCACTGAACCAACTGCATTGGTGGCTTCATCATCTGCAACTGCAATACTTTGTAGTGGCGGAACTTCGATAGTTACAGTGAGTGCAACAGGTGGAGTAGGACCATATGTAGGACCGGATACGTATGAAGTATTGGCAGGCACACATGTTTATTCTGTTTCGGATGCAAATGGATGTTCAACAACTACATCAATAACAATTACACAGCCGGATGTTTTGGTTCCGTCGTATTCAGCAGCTCCGATAAATTGTTATGGTGCATCTACGACAGTAACAGTTTCTGCTGTTGGTGGAACAGCTCCTTATACAGGAACAGGTTCGATAAATCAATTTGCAGGAACAATGAATTACACAGTCAGTGATTTTAATGGATGTACATCAATTCTGACTGTCACTTTAAGTCAACCGATGAAAGTCGAAGGATCGACCAGTTCGGTTTCAACATCTTGTGCAGGTAATGACGGTTCAGCAACAGTTAATGCAACAGGCGGTACCGGTATTTACACTTATTTATGGTCCGATGGACAAACAACTCAGACAGCGACAAATCTTGCAAGCGGTACATATTCGGTAACAATTACTGACAGTAATGGATGTATCGGTTATCTTTCTGCAACTGTTGCAAATGGAGGAACAACTCCTGGAACTCCGGGTACTATCAGTGGACCAGCAGGACTATGTAGAAATCAAACAGGAGTTGTTTATTCTGTTGCAAGTGTTCCTGGAGCTACATCATACAATTGGTATTTGCCATCTGGAATATCAGGCACCTCAACAACCAATTCAATAACTATAGCTGTAAGCTCAGGTTATATGGGTGGATTTATCTGTGTTGAAGCAGTGAATGTCTGCGGTACCAGTTCCCAAAGTTGCATGAATATCCCGGTAATAACTACTAAACCTTCACAAGCAACTCCTATCGTCGGACCATCTATTATCTGCGGTGGTACTATTGGAACCTATTCTACAACATCAACAAATGCTCTTAGTTATTTCTGGAAAGTTACAGGTACGGGAGTATTTATCATCAGCGGACAGGGAACGAATACAGTTACTGTAAATATTCCGGTTGGATTCGGTCAGGGTTCAATACAGGTGAATGGAGTAAATTGTCTGGGAAATGGCCTCGTTCGTGGTATGACACTGACAGGAATTCCCATTCACTCAAATGCTGTTATAGGACCAAATTTTGTTTGTGCAAATAACAATGTGACCTATACAATGCCATTAGTGGCTGGTGCGCAGAATTATGTATGGACAACAACCGGAGATATATCATTAGTTTCTTCATTCCAGAATTCGGTAAATTCAGTAGCTAATTTTAATTTCGGCTCTGCATTTACTTCCGGAACGATAACAATTACTGTCAGCAATACTTGTGGAAGTTATCCAAGATCCTTCGTTGTTCAATCAGTGCCTAGTCAACCGGGAAGTATTTCCGGACCTAATACAGCATTGTGCGGTGTAAGCGGAGTGACCTATTCAATTGCACCGGTACCAACTGCCATTTCTTATAGCTGGACAACAACTGTTCCGGGTATCGATATACAATCTGTTGCTCCTGATGGTCTATCAATAGTTGTCGACTTTACTGGTGCATTTACCGGAGCAGGAAATATTTGTGTAACGGCGACTAACAATTGCGGCGTAAGTACTCAACGTTGTTTTACCGTGAGTGCACGACCGGCAACACCTGCATTAACCGGTCCGACTACAGTCTGTAAATCTCAAACAGCAGTGGCATATTCATTCCCTGCAGTTCCAACAGCTACTTCATACTCCTGGTCAGTTACCGGTGGTGGCATTATTTCGCCTTCCGGTACATCAGCTTCTGTTAATTATACGACAGCAACAAGTAGTTCAGCTATTGTCCGTGTAAACGCAATCAATGCTTGCGGTGCATCACAACCGGGAACTGTAATTGTGAATGTGAATTTATTCTGCAGAACTGCCGGTAATGATTCTCAACTGCTGAAAGGGGAATTAAGTGCTTATCCAAATCCGACTTCCGGAAAAGTGATAATTGAATTTAATTCTGAAACTGAAACGAATGTTATTTTAACTATCACAGATATTACCGGAAAATCAGTTATGAATGAAATCATTTCTGCCGGTGAAGGAAGTAACACGAAAGATCTCGATCTTGGCAATCTTGCAAAAGGGATCTACATGCTAAGTCTGAAAACTGATGAACTTGTTTCTCAAACAATTCGATTGGTTGTTGAATAA
- a CDS encoding T9SS type A sorting domain-containing protein, with product MFWGTTTVTISASGGTSPYSGLGTFTVSAGTYTYVVTDANGCTSSTSITVTQPTQLVATYSAPPILCYGGSTVVTISGTGGTAPYSGTGPMNQFVGTMSYSISDANSCTASVSVTLTQPMKVEGTTTTVGTTCAGNDGSATVSPTGGTGTYTYLWTGGQTTQTATGLSAGTYTVIITDGNGCTGSATAIVVSGGSTPSTPGSISGPAGACPNQTGLVYSIAIVPGATSYIWQLPAGATGSSTTNSISVSFGPSYAGGFICVAASNVCGTSMQSCMNIPVLTIIPSQPTPISGPSIICGGNVATYSATSTNALSYFWKVTGTGVSILTGQGTNTVTVSIPIGFGQGSIQVNGVNCIGNSVVRGMTLTGIPSHSNAVIGPNYICANNNATYTMPLVSGATTYTWTSTGAISLITSSQNSVNSVAQFNFGPAFTSGTITITVSNLCGSYARSFVVRSTPSQPGGMTGPSTALCGVSGVTYSIGAVGTATSYTWTATPEIAIQSVAPDGLSVVVDFLPSFTNTGTICVTANNGCGASTQRCFIVSARPATPVVTGPTSVCKSQSAVGYSIPIIPTASSYTWSVTGGATISPSGTSALVNYTTATSSSAIVRVNAINGCGASQPGTVIVNVNLFCRTAAEDSETMLSGEIKAYPNPTSGNVTVDFSSEIDTEVLLTVSDLTGKIVVSNIIEAIQGSNSKEIELNNLSKGIYMLNLRSDKSVSESIRLVVE from the coding sequence TTGTTTTGGGGAACTACTACTGTCACTATTTCAGCAAGTGGTGGAACATCTCCATATAGCGGACTTGGAACATTTACAGTTTCTGCAGGAACTTATACATATGTTGTAACTGATGCCAATGGATGTACTTCTTCAACATCGATCACAGTTACTCAGCCAACTCAGCTTGTTGCAACTTATTCTGCACCTCCGATCTTATGTTACGGTGGGTCTACTGTAGTTACTATTTCAGGAACGGGTGGAACTGCACCTTATTCAGGAACCGGACCGATGAATCAATTTGTTGGTACAATGAGCTATTCTATTTCTGATGCAAACAGTTGTACAGCTTCAGTATCTGTGACTCTCACTCAGCCAATGAAAGTGGAAGGTACGACAACAACAGTGGGCACAACCTGCGCAGGAAATGACGGAAGTGCTACTGTTAGTCCGACAGGAGGAACAGGAACATACACCTACTTATGGACCGGCGGACAAACAACTCAAACTGCTACAGGTTTATCTGCGGGAACATATACAGTTATCATTACTGATGGTAATGGTTGTACCGGTTCTGCAACAGCTATTGTAGTCAGCGGCGGATCAACTCCATCTACACCGGGAAGTATCAGCGGACCGGCTGGAGCATGCCCTAATCAGACGGGACTGGTTTATTCAATTGCAATTGTACCGGGGGCAACTTCATACATCTGGCAATTACCGGCAGGTGCAACAGGATCATCAACTACAAATTCAATTTCTGTTTCCTTTGGTCCGTCGTATGCCGGTGGATTCATCTGTGTCGCAGCAAGCAACGTATGCGGAACAAGTATGCAAAGCTGTATGAATATTCCTGTGCTCACAATAATTCCATCTCAGCCTACACCGATCTCAGGACCTTCGATTATATGCGGTGGAAATGTTGCTACTTATTCTGCAACATCCACTAATGCATTGAGCTACTTCTGGAAGGTGACCGGTACAGGTGTATCCATATTGACAGGACAAGGAACAAATACAGTTACTGTTAGTATTCCAATCGGATTTGGCCAAGGTTCAATTCAGGTTAATGGCGTAAACTGCATTGGTAATAGCGTGGTTCGTGGAATGACACTGACAGGAATACCTAGTCACTCGAATGCCGTGATCGGACCAAATTATATTTGTGCAAATAATAATGCTACTTATACGATGCCATTAGTGAGTGGTGCTACAACATATACTTGGACTTCAACCGGTGCAATTTCATTGATCACATCAAGTCAGAATTCAGTTAACAGTGTAGCTCAATTTAATTTCGGACCTGCATTTACTTCAGGAACGATTACAATTACAGTTAGCAATTTATGTGGAAGTTACGCCCGTTCATTTGTAGTTCGTTCTACGCCAAGTCAACCAGGTGGTATGACAGGACCATCTACAGCTCTATGTGGTGTTTCAGGTGTTACATATTCTATTGGTGCCGTAGGTACAGCAACATCATATACATGGACAGCAACTCCGGAAATAGCTATCCAATCAGTAGCTCCTGACGGACTTTCTGTTGTAGTTGACTTCTTACCTTCATTTACAAATACTGGAACCATTTGTGTAACCGCAAATAATGGTTGTGGTGCAAGTACACAACGATGTTTTATTGTAAGTGCACGTCCTGCAACTCCGGTTGTAACAGGCCCTACATCCGTATGTAAATCGCAATCTGCAGTCGGTTATTCAATTCCGATTATTCCTACAGCTAGTTCATATACGTGGTCGGTTACCGGTGGAGCAACCATTTCACCATCAGGAACATCAGCTTTAGTAAATTACACAACTGCAACTAGTAGTTCTGCCATTGTCCGTGTAAACGCTATCAATGGTTGCGGTGCATCACAACCCGGAACTGTAATTGTAAATGTGAATCTATTCTGCAGAACGGCAGCAGAAGATTCTGAAACTATGTTGAGTGGAGAAATTAAAGCCTATCCTAATCCGACATCCGGAAATGTTACTGTTGATTTCTCTTCTGAAATAGATACAGAAGTATTATTAACTGTATCAGATCTTACAGGAAAAATAGTTGTCAGTAATATCATTGAAGCGATTCAAGGAAGTAACAGCAAGGAAATAGAACTTAATAATCTGTCTAAAGGTATTTATATGCTAAATCTTAGATCTGATAAATCTGTTTCTGAATCGATACGGTTGGTTGTTGAATAA